The DNA region AAGAAGCGCGCCAGGTAGCCAAGCGGGTTGGGAGCGGGGCCCTTGGCGCGGCTGATCTGCTTGCCGTTGCCCATGCGCAGAATCCAGAAGGCGATCAGCAGGGCGATGGCGAAGGCGCCGGCCAGTAGGAAGGGCGCCGGGGCCCAAAGGCTGCGCAGCCAGACGCCGAGCATGGGGCCGACGGCCCAGGGAGTGGCCGAGAACAGCATCTGGGTGGATTGGCTGCGGCCGAGGCTGGCGCGGTCGATATAGTCCAGCACATAGGCGTTGAAGCAGACGAAGGTGGTGGCGGTGGCCATGGCCAGCACCGGGACGGCCAGGCTGACGCCAAGCTGCGTGCCGGTCAGCGCCAGCGACATCCCGACGAGGTACAGCGCGCAGCCGGCGGAATACATCCAGCGGCGGGGCAGGAAGCGGGTGAACCAGGGGACCATCAGTCCCCAGACGAGCGCCACGAGCCCGGCGTGGAAATAGACGGCGCTGGTGGCTTCGGCGCTGCCCATCGCCTCGTAGACCACAAGCGGCATGGCCGAGATGAGCGTACCGCGCACGGCGGCCTCGAGCCCGGCGAGCAGGGCAAAATGCTCCACCTGAGGTGTGGGGCTGTGGCGCAGGAACAGGGGGAGGTAACGGGTGGCCATGGCGAACTCGCCCAAGATTTGTGCGGGTTATGGCTTTGCTTCTTGGCCATGCCCGACATGGCGCGGCGCTTTTGCCCCTTGGGGTCGGATTCAGCCGCCCGCGGTGCGCCGCTCGATCAGGGCGAGGAGGCGGGTGCGGGCTTCCGGCAGCGGGGGCTTCGAGGTGTCGCGGGCCAGCGCGCGGGCGAGGAAATGGCCGGTGAGGGCGAGGGCCTGCGGCAGGTCGGCCGCGCTGACCGCGCCGGTGGCGAGGCCGGGGGGCAGTGGAAGCAGGCGGTCGGACCAGGTGCCGGCGGCGGCGGCAGTGACGGCGCGGCCGGTGCGGGGGCTGACGAAGGCCAGCCCTTCGGTTGCGCCGGTGACGGCGCAGGAGGTGAGGTCCAGGCCGAAGCCAAGTTCGTCCAGCAGGCCGAGTTCCCACCGGAGGTAGATCGCGGGCCAGTCCGGCAGCGTCTCCATCGCGTCCAGCAGCGTGACGGTGGCGGCGTGCAATGCGGGATGGGGATCGCGTTCGGGCAGCGCGAGGTGAAGGAGTGCGCAGGCCGAGGCGAGGCCGGCCAGCGCCAGCCGGTCGGACAGGAGCCCGGCACGCGAGCGGCGGGGTTCCACCGTGCAGGTGCCGAGGTGATCGTCCAGCCGGGCGCGCCAGGTGACGACGAGATCGGTGCCCGGTTGCAGGAGCGGCGCCATGCGCCGCGATGCGCCGCCAGGCACGACGCCGGCATGGCGACCGTGGGAGCGGGTCAGAACCTCGATGATCAGGGCGTGTTCGCCATGCGGCCGCGTGACGAGAAGGACGCCCTCGTCGCGCCATTCCATGCGGCCAGTATGGGCGCGCGCGGGGGCGGCGCAAGGGTGCGGCGCGTCAGTCGCGCAACCCGTCTTCGTCGAGGAGCGTGCGGCCCTGGCGATCCTCGACCTCGATCAGCCAGAGGTCGGGGTCGCGCGACCGGGCGCGGGCCAGGGCGGCATCGACATCGGGTTCCGCGCCTTCGGCGAGAATCACCCAGAGCCGTTCGCCGGTCATCGGGTCGAAGCTGCGCTGGAAGGCGCGGGCAGTGCCGTTCAGGGGCGCGGACTTCACAACCACAGCGCCTGCGTGATCGTCGCCGCGGCGGACGACGAAGGCGGGAATGTCGGCCAGGCGCAGGCGCGTGAGATAGGCCGAGACCCAGAGGCCGGACGTCAGGCGTGGCATGGGCAATTTTCTTCGAAGAAAATTGCAAATTCCTTCGAAGGAATTTGCCGCGGGGCGGCGGCGTCAGTCGCCATCCTTGAAGTCCAGGCCCATCTCGGAATAGCGCTCGGCCTCGTCCAGCCAGTTCGGGCGGACCTTCACCGTCAGGAACAGGTGCACCGGGCGGCCCAGGAATTCGGCGATCTCGGCGCGGGCCTGGGTGCCGATGGCCTTCAGCGTCTCGCCCTTGGCGCCGAGCACGATACCCTTGTGGCCGTCGCGGGCGACATAGACGATCTGGTCGATGCGGGCAGAACCGTCGGGGCGGTCCTCCCATTTCTCGGTTTCGACCGTCAGCTGGTAGGGCAGTTCCTCGTGCAGCCGTAGCGTCAGCTTTTCCCGCGTCATTTCGGCGGCGATCATGCGCATGGGCAGGTCGGCCAGCTGATCCTCGGGGTAGAGCCAGGGGCCTTCGGGCAGTTCGCCCGCGAGCCAGTCCTTCAGATCCTCGACGCCGTAGCCGCGTTCGGCGGAGATCATGAAGACCTTGGCGAAGGGGAAGGCCTCGCCGAATTTCTGCGCCATGGGCAGAAGGTTTTCGGCCTTGACCTTGTCGATCTTGTTGATGGCAAGGGCCACCGGACGGTCTCGGGGAAGTTCGTCCTTGAGGCGGCTGAGGATGGCGTCCACGCCTTCCGTCAGGCCGCGATGCGCCTCGACCAGCAGCACCACGATGTCGGCATCGGCGGCGCCGCCCCAGGCGGCCTTGACCATGGCGCGGTCAAGCCGGCGGCGGGGACGGAAGAGGCCCGGCGTGTCGACGAAGACGATCTGGGACTGCCCGGCCATGCAGACGCCGCGGATGCGGGCGCGGGTGGTCTGGACCTTGTGGGTGACGATCGAGACCTTGGCGCCGACCATGCGGTTCAGAAGCGTGGACTTGCCCGCATTGGGCTCGCCGATCAGCGCCACGAAACCGGCGCGGGTGGGGGAGTCGTTCTCTGTGTTCATCCTTCGCGCATTAGCGCAGGAAGCCGGTTCTGGCCAGAGGCGGCTTTGCCACGAGGCGGCGCGCGACGCTTTCGCGCCCGAGACCAGCGGCTCGGGCGCGGGTCAGCCGGGATCCGCCCCGCCCTCCAACCGCGTCAGCAGCGCCCGCGCTGCGGCCATTTCGGCCTGGCGCTTGGACCCGGCGCGGGCGGATTCGCTTTCGCCGCTGGCGAGGCGGACCTCGACGGTGAACATCGGCTGGTGGTCGGGGCCTTCGCGGCCGGTCTCGGTATAGACCGGCGGGGTCATGCCGCGCGCCTGGGCCCATTCCTGCAGCGCGGTCTTGGGGTCGCGGGCGTCGGGCTCGACCGCGTTGATGCGCCCGGACCACAGGCGCAGCACCACGGCGCGGGCGGCGTCCCAGCCCGCATCCAGGAAGACGGCGGCGATCACCGCTTCCATCGCGTCGGCCAGGAGCGCCTCTTTCCGGCGCCCGCCGGTCAGCATTTCGGACCGGCCCAGTTTCAGCACTTCGCCGAGGCCGGTTTCGCGCGCGACTTCGGCGCAGGTTTCCTTGCGGACCAGCGCGTTGAAGCGGGGGGCGAGTTGGCCTTCGGTGGCGCCCTTGTCGGCGGACATCAGCGCCTCGGCCATGGTCAGGCCAAGCACGCGGTCGCCCAGGAATTCCAGCCGCTGGTTGTCGGGCCGCTGGGGCGTGGCGATCGAGGCATGGGTGACGGCCCGAACCAGAAGCTCGGGGCGGCGGAAGTCGTGCCCGATACGGCCCGCGAAGGCCCGGAGTTCGGCCGAGAGCCTCATTCCACCTTCAGGAAGAAGCGGTCGGGGCGCCAGGTCCAGAAGTAGAGCATGGAGCGGCCGGCAGAGGAGAAGATCACCCGGTCGGCGCGGCCGATCAGATATTCCTTCGGCACGAAGCCCACGCCGCCGACGGC from Neotabrizicola shimadae includes:
- the rnc gene encoding ribonuclease III translates to MRLSAELRAFAGRIGHDFRRPELLVRAVTHASIATPQRPDNQRLEFLGDRVLGLTMAEALMSADKGATEGQLAPRFNALVRKETCAEVARETGLGEVLKLGRSEMLTGGRRKEALLADAMEAVIAAVFLDAGWDAARAVVLRLWSGRINAVEPDARDPKTALQEWAQARGMTPPVYTETGREGPDHQPMFTVEVRLASGESESARAGSKRQAEMAAARALLTRLEGGADPG
- the era gene encoding GTPase Era; the encoded protein is MNTENDSPTRAGFVALIGEPNAGKSTLLNRMVGAKVSIVTHKVQTTRARIRGVCMAGQSQIVFVDTPGLFRPRRRLDRAMVKAAWGGAADADIVVLLVEAHRGLTEGVDAILSRLKDELPRDRPVALAINKIDKVKAENLLPMAQKFGEAFPFAKVFMISAERGYGVEDLKDWLAGELPEGPWLYPEDQLADLPMRMIAAEMTREKLTLRLHEELPYQLTVETEKWEDRPDGSARIDQIVYVARDGHKGIVLGAKGETLKAIGTQARAEIAEFLGRPVHLFLTVKVRPNWLDEAERYSEMGLDFKDGD
- the recO gene encoding DNA repair protein RecO, which encodes MEWRDEGVLLVTRPHGEHALIIEVLTRSHGRHAGVVPGGASRRMAPLLQPGTDLVVTWRARLDDHLGTCTVEPRRSRAGLLSDRLALAGLASACALLHLALPERDPHPALHAATVTLLDAMETLPDWPAIYLRWELGLLDELGFGLDLTSCAVTGATEGLAFVSPRTGRAVTAAAAGTWSDRLLPLPPGLATGAVSAADLPQALALTGHFLARALARDTSKPPLPEARTRLLALIERRTAGG
- a CDS encoding MFS transporter, yielding MATRYLPLFLRHSPTPQVEHFALLAGLEAAVRGTLISAMPLVVYEAMGSAEATSAVYFHAGLVALVWGLMVPWFTRFLPRRWMYSAGCALYLVGMSLALTGTQLGVSLAVPVLAMATATTFVCFNAYVLDYIDRASLGRSQSTQMLFSATPWAVGPMLGVWLRSLWAPAPFLLAGAFAIALLIAFWILRMGNGKQISRAKGPAPNPLGYLARFFAQTRLIAGWSFAVIRSCGWWVYVVYLPIYCVEANIGGDWGIADKVGGVALSFSNALLFAAPFMLRFTRRWPLRTALRAAFALCGTGFLLAAIFSPWPWVAVAAMMFASIFLVVLDTIGGLPFLMAVKPSERTEMAAVYSSFRDVSGIATPGIAWAVLLVAPLPGIFAVCGAAMGAAFVTASTLHRRLGLPRPSRGGGRPARA
- a CDS encoding DUF1491 family protein; translation: MPRLTSGLWVSAYLTRLRLADIPAFVVRRGDDHAGAVVVKSAPLNGTARAFQRSFDPMTGERLWVILAEGAEPDVDAALARARSRDPDLWLIEVEDRQGRTLLDEDGLRD